Below is a window of Clavibacter michiganensis subsp. tessellarius DNA.
GTCCCTACTCGGTCGCATGCCGGCACTCCCCGCCGCAGAGCGTCACGCCGAACACGCCGAAGAACGCCTCCGGATCCACGTAGCCGCTCACCGGCGCCCCCTGCGTCTGCGACTGCGGCAGCGCGCTCACCCGGGCGTCGGTGGACCCGCGCGCGTCGATCCGGATGTCGAGGTGGCACCCCGTGGACGGCCCGTTCGACCCCACCTTGCCGATCTCCTGGCCGGCGGTCACCGTGTCGCCGACGTGCACCTCCATGTCCTGCTCGTACATGTGCAGGTAGCTGATGGTGTAGCCCGCCGCCGAGCGGACGGACACCGTGTAGCCGCCCGCCGTGGTCACGCTGCCGGCCTGCGCGGCGAGCACGGGCGAGCCGCAGGAGTAGCCGGAGCGGCCCGACGCGGATCCGCTCTCCCGGGTCTGGTAGTCGTTCGCCGGGTGCCACGAGGAGGCGCCCGCCGTCGGGCTGACGCGCGGGCCGTAGCCGGAGGTCTGGTCGAAGGGCGCCTTCAGCGGCAGCACGGTGCCGCCGGCCGAGCAGCCGCCGGAGGGCGCGGCGGGCGTGGACGTGGCGGAGGGATCCGGCGTCCCGGTCGCGGCGGGGGTCGCGGCCGGAGCAGCCGTCGCGCCCGACAGCTGCGCGACCACGTCCTCGGCCGGCTGCTGGAACCGCCGGTAGTGGTACGGGTCCTTGTTGATCTGCACCTCGTGGATCGCGAGGGTCGGCTCGAGCGAGTCCCACCCCTTCACGGTCTGCAGCCGCTGGAGGAAGAGCTTCGCGCTCGACGTCGGGTCCATGCGCTCCTGCACCGAGCCCCACGACGACTGCTGCTGGAAGAGGCCGATGGAGTCGGCGATGGAGCCGTCCGGGTTCACCGCGTCGTCCCCGTAGTCGATGGCGCGCAGCGACGACTCCCCCATCGCCGCCATGACCCCGAGCACCTGCGCCTGCCGGGACAGCCCGATCCCGGCGGCGGCGTCCATGATCGCGGCGGCGTTGTCGAGCTGATCCCCCGCGTAGCCGTCGACGGGCGTGCGCGGGCCGGTCGACGAGGACGCCGCGCCCTGCGTCGTGCAGGCGGACGCGTCGTCGCCGCCGAAGCCGAACAGCACCAGGAAGACGATCATCCCCATCAGCGCGGCGGGCGTGCCGATGAGGATCAGGACCCCCTTGCCGCCGCCGTTCACTTGTCGCGGACGGCCTGGATCTCGTCCGCCAGCCACGGGGCCGTGGTCGAGGAGCGGACGAGCGCGACGTCGTAGTCGCCGTCGTCGGTGGGCACGCGCACGATGAGCGCGTACGCGGTGGGCGCGGGCATCACCGTGCCGGTGCCGGTGACCGCGTGGGCCGTGAGGCGCGACGGGATGGTGGGCACGAACGCGACCGCGCCCTGCTGCGACAGGAGCGGCGTCATCTGCCGCTCCCACTCGGCCTCGGCGATGCCCGGCTGCGCGTAGGTGCGCATGACCTCGTCGGCCGCCGCGAGCGCGGACGCCTGCGCGGCGGCGTCGGCGGTGGGCTCGGGCTCGGCCGCGGCGCCGTCGTCCGTCGCGCCCGGGGAGGAGGTGCCGACGGCCGCGCCGTC
It encodes the following:
- a CDS encoding M23 family metallopeptidase; amino-acid sequence: MNGGGKGVLILIGTPAALMGMIVFLVLFGFGGDDASACTTQGAASSSTGPRTPVDGYAGDQLDNAAAIMDAAAGIGLSRQAQVLGVMAAMGESSLRAIDYGDDAVNPDGSIADSIGLFQQQSSWGSVQERMDPTSSAKLFLQRLQTVKGWDSLEPTLAIHEVQINKDPYHYRRFQQPAEDVVAQLSGATAAPAATPAATGTPDPSATSTPAAPSGGCSAGGTVLPLKAPFDQTSGYGPRVSPTAGASSWHPANDYQTRESGSASGRSGYSCGSPVLAAQAGSVTTAGGYTVSVRSAAGYTISYLHMYEQDMEVHVGDTVTAGQEIGKVGSNGPSTGCHLDIRIDARGSTDARVSALPQSQTQGAPVSGYVDPEAFFGVFGVTLCGGECRHATE